One part of the Fusobacterium sp. DD2 genome encodes these proteins:
- a CDS encoding FprA family A-type flavoprotein: MHNVRKVTDDLYWIGGDDHRLHLFENIHPIPRGVSYNSYLLLDKKTVLFDTVDWAIGRQFIENLEYLLDGKKLDYMVINHMEPDHAAMIEEVLLRYPDVRIISTEKAFYFMNQFGFHIHPEKCETVIEGDTKSFGKHKVVFVGAPMVHWPEAMVTFDTTNGVLFSADAFGSFGSLDGRLFNDEVNFDRDWLDDARRYYTNIVGKYGPHVQFLLKKAPVADIKYICPLHGPVWRNDFGYLLDKYDKWSRYIPEEKGVMIVYASMYGNTENAASVLAKKLVEKGMTNVHMYDVSKFDVSYLISDTFKYSHIVLASVTYNLGIYPKMHNYLMDMKALNLQKRTIAILENGSWACKSGDLMSQCMDELKDMNVLNERVTLTSSLNESGEVEMDNVVDAILESMKK; the protein is encoded by the coding sequence ATGCATAATGTAAGAAAAGTAACAGATGATTTATACTGGATAGGTGGAGACGACCATCGTTTACATCTATTTGAAAATATACACCCAATCCCAAGAGGAGTTTCTTATAACTCATACCTATTGTTAGATAAGAAAACTGTTTTATTTGATACTGTTGACTGGGCAATAGGACGTCAATTTATTGAAAACCTTGAGTATCTATTAGATGGAAAAAAACTTGACTATATGGTAATTAACCACATGGAACCTGACCATGCTGCAATGATAGAAGAAGTATTACTTCGTTATCCAGATGTAAGAATTATAAGTACAGAAAAAGCATTCTATTTTATGAACCAATTTGGATTCCATATTCATCCTGAAAAATGTGAAACTGTTATAGAAGGAGATACAAAATCATTTGGTAAACATAAAGTAGTATTTGTTGGAGCACCTATGGTTCACTGGCCAGAAGCTATGGTAACATTTGATACTACAAATGGAGTACTATTCAGTGCTGACGCATTTGGAAGCTTTGGTTCACTAGATGGAAGACTGTTCAATGATGAAGTTAATTTTGATAGAGATTGGCTTGATGATGCAAGAAGATATTACACTAATATAGTTGGAAAATATGGACCACATGTTCAATTCCTACTAAAGAAAGCACCAGTTGCAGATATTAAATATATTTGTCCATTACATGGTCCAGTTTGGAGAAATGACTTTGGATATCTATTAGACAAATATGATAAATGGAGCAGATATATTCCTGAGGAAAAAGGAGTAATGATAGTATATGCATCAATGTATGGAAATACAGAAAACGCTGCATCAGTTTTAGCTAAAAAATTAGTTGAAAAAGGAATGACTAATGTACATATGTATGACGTATCAAAATTTGATGTATCTTATTTAATCTCTGACACTTTTAAATACAGTCATATAGTACTTGCATCAGTTACATATAACTTAGGAATTTATCCAAAGATGCACAATTACTTGATGGATATGAAAGCTTTAAATCTTCAAAAGAGAACTATTGCTATTCTTGAAAATGGTTCTTGGGCATGTAAATCTGGAGATTTAATGTCTCAATGCATGGATGAATTAAAAGATATGAATGTGTTAAATGAAAGAGTTACATTAACTTCATCACTAAATGAGAGTGGAGAAGTTGAAATGGACAATGTTGTTGACGCAATTCTTGAATCAATGAAAAAATAA
- the mltG gene encoding endolytic transglycosylase MltG: MKKRLYVILLIIIGIVAIFAYYIYSQIFNRFDYDTVLEIEKNVPVMKSLSQLPKSNSLPFKIYLKYRNSGRGIKAGEYEIKGEYNLEEIMDILESGKGKMVKITIPEGYSVKQIAELLEATGNIDKDKFYSALNDAAKKFPYKIPDGNFEGFLYPETYFLPEKYDEKIVVNAMLGQFLKKFPYEKYGNREDFYEKLIMASILEREAKLKEEKPVMASVFYNRIKKGMTLSSDATVNFVYDYKKKRMYYKDLKIDSPYNTYKYKGLPPGPICNPTVDSVDAAYNPSNTDYLFFVAKGDGGHYFSKTYREHLKFQNENK; the protein is encoded by the coding sequence ATGAAAAAGAGACTATATGTAATACTTCTCATTATAATAGGAATAGTAGCGATATTTGCCTATTATATTTATTCACAGATATTTAATAGATTTGATTATGATACAGTTTTAGAGATAGAAAAAAATGTTCCAGTGATGAAATCTTTATCTCAACTTCCTAAGAGTAATTCTCTTCCATTTAAAATATATCTTAAATATAGGAACTCTGGTAGGGGTATAAAGGCTGGAGAGTATGAAATTAAGGGAGAATACAATTTAGAGGAGATAATGGACATCTTAGAGTCTGGAAAGGGTAAAATGGTCAAAATAACAATTCCAGAGGGATATAGTGTAAAACAAATAGCAGAACTTTTAGAAGCAACAGGAAATATAGATAAAGATAAATTTTATTCTGCATTAAATGATGCTGCTAAAAAGTTTCCTTATAAGATACCTGATGGAAATTTTGAAGGATTTTTATATCCAGAAACATATTTTTTACCTGAAAAATATGATGAAAAGATTGTTGTTAATGCAATGCTTGGACAATTTTTAAAGAAATTTCCATATGAGAAATATGGAAATAGAGAGGATTTCTATGAAAAACTTATAATGGCATCAATTCTTGAAAGAGAGGCCAAGCTAAAAGAGGAAAAACCTGTTATGGCATCAGTTTTCTATAATAGAATTAAAAAGGGGATGACTCTTTCTTCTGATGCAACAGTTAATTTTGTATATGATTATAAGAAAAAAAGAATGTACTATAAAGATTTAAAGATAGATTCACCATATAACACATATAAGTATAAAGGTTTACCACCTGGTCCTATATGTAATCCAACAGTTGATTCAGTTGATGCTGCATATAATCCATCAAATACTGATTATCTATTTTTTGTAGCAAAAGGAGATGGGGGACACTACTTTAGTAAAACTTATAGAGAACATTTAAAATTTCAGAATGAAAATAAATAA